In Notolabrus celidotus isolate fNotCel1 chromosome 22, fNotCel1.pri, whole genome shotgun sequence, the genomic stretch TGTCATGTGCATCTGCAGGAGATACAGTCTCTTCTGATCAACTGGAAGGGGCCTGACCTGACCACCTATGGCGAGCTGGTGCTGGAGGGCACCTTTCATGTTCTACGGGCAAAGAACACCCGCACACTCTTCCTCTTTGAAAGGATGCTCCTCATTACCAAGAAAAGAGGGGAGCACTACGTCTACAAAACTCACATCTCagtatgtttgtttattcatttgagATTAAggtgttttacaaaatgtagGTGTGGTTAACGATGATATTGGCATAAAACGGTGACAGGATAAGATACTAAACAAGATGTATATCAACCTTCATTTTGATAACCCGGTATTCAGAGTCAACTTAACTTGGTTAAGCCTCGGCTACATCTCtaaatctgttgttgttgttgttctagTGCTCCACTCTGATGCTATTGGACAGCGCTAAGGATCCCCTGCTTTTCAGCGTCATTCACTTCAAGCATCCCAAGCAACCCCATACAGTGCAGGTAAATGTGAAGACCATTGACCCTGACTCTTTTCCTCCTGCAACACAGACATAACTAAGAACACtgcaacttttattttgacataaaagaagaaaataaagggatttgttgcttttttctttgagtaacattttcttttgtacaaATATAACGCCTTTTTTCTCACGTCAGTTGTATTTCGGTATTTTGTAAACATGCCTGAATCTGCTCTATCTTTACTATCCTCCATGACTCTTTAACTGATGAGCATTTGTTATTTCAGGCCAAGTCGGTAGAAGAGAAGCGTATCTGGGCCCATCACATTAAGAGGCTCATACTTGAGAACCACAACACCATTGTTCCCCAGAaggtaaacaacacaacaaaaaagtCCATCCTATAGAAATGTTTTCCTCTCAGCTCCTGGAGAACAATCTTTAATTTAAAGACacactgtctttttctttacagGCAAAAGAAGCCATCCTGGATAATTCCAACTGTGAGTGTTTCAAAATTGAGTAACTCTTCTTGTTATTGGACTTATTCAACTGTTTCTATAGCAACTAAAGATGCTGCTCACAAAAAACAGGAGGATGTTTAATTTCCACTGGAAATCGCAGAATGCTGTTTAATTTCCAGGAATAGTAGCCCAtcacctcctctctttctgtgtatGCTGGGAACATTGTTTTTTGTAATTGCGGCTCTGAGTCTAATGATGCATCTGTCTGCTGCTCAGATCCAGGGATGTACCACTACAGCCCCGAGAGGCTGAAGAAAGCCGAGTACTGCAGAGCTGATGACTTCCACCTTGGAGGGCGAAATGGAAGAAGGAGATCAGGTTAAACTCCCTCCTGTGTTTTTACAGATTCAGATTTGTGGTGTTAAAATGATGGTTATTTTTATGATCGGTGGTAAGTTACAGCATCAGTGGGTTATATAATTTtccatttcctgtctttttaGAGCCAGCAAAACAAATCATAAGGACCTCAAAAGGTTGGTACATTGTCTGTTTAATGTTATATCAATGGATTTTCAGTAAAATTTTGACAGCCCAAAGGGCAGATTCATCACAGTGGGTCAGTTCGATCCACTTTGTGGATTGCTATCCAATGGCCCTGCACCCCCACAGTCCCCCAACCGAGGTTATTTTTGTCCCTGTTTACATCTGCTTTGTTCTCCCTCAGAGACACCTGGAAAACAGATCAAAAGACACACATactcccactcccactccacTTGCATCACAAGTAAATTATATGCCTCAGTGGTCGAAGGCTTTGTCACACACGCTCTTTTCAATAGGCAAATTCTGCCTCACCTTCAGATCTGTGCAACTTCCTACTCTCGTTCATTCTAATTGGCGTTTTCAAAGAGAAAACCTCCGTACTCTCGTCCCCACCTCTCTTTTGCTCCCATTCTAGATCAATATATCTAACCAATGCAATGAACAAGCAATTTTCATGTCAACCTTCCCATCTCAGTGAGGGAGTAGGTCATCACATCCTGGCTAATTGCATCATGTTCAGTTTGAGCCTCTGAGAGGAAGATGTTTCTAATTGGTATTTATCTAATCAAATGGTCTCCCTTAAGTCTGGCCCAGAGTAACTGCTGCCTCGCCCAGTCTCTGCCTGTGCAGACTGTGTCCTGACCATAATTGAACAAGATGAATGCGCTGTTCAGGTCGTTTTGTCATCATGTTTAACTAAGGCGCACTATTTTTACAATTATTGACATTCTCATTTGTTTATCTCTCCCTTTCCTCTTTATCTTTGTTCTCCATGCAGCTGTTTTGAAGGTAAGCACTGGAAATCCAAATATATTCTTTTTTCATTAAACCTTGATAAGCGTTTCCATTTAGTTTTATCAAAACTGTTTTGAAGTAGAGTGTGCAGTGGTGAGATATGGTTTTCAGACTTTTGACTCAGCAATACaaactttcattctttctttttaattcttAAGAAAAAAACGTAAAGTACAAACCTAATCTTCTCAGAACATACTTTTGGCTTCCCCTGGGTTACACAAATCATATCTCACCCAAAGCTAAATCAGCTTTATGATGATTCCATCCCATTTACAGCCTTGCAATCACATCATGGCTCTAGCACTGGCCTTGCAATAACAAACCACATGTCTATGACTTCACGCTACAGCATGCAGACAGTGAGGGTGCACTGCTGGGGGAGAGGTGCTCCCTCCAGCCAGCTACTAGTGTCAGTACACTGGCATCCAGCTTAGACGAGCCCCAGGCTGAGAGCCCATGTGAGGAGGATCTAATTCCCAGAGGAGACTCTCTGGAGCAACTAAGACTCACTGGCAGCGAACCTAAACTGGGCTCTTCACCCAGTAAGGGGGAGCTTGAGCAGGAGAGGGCAAAGGAGGCAaatgaagacgaggaggaggaagagggggagagttACAAGGAAGACATACTGATGGGAGACGACCAGGTAGCCGACTTTGCCAGCTCAGTGCTGGCAGCCATCTCCTGCTGGCACTATAGAGCCAGGGCTTTGCTTTCTACTCACTTCACAACGGTGAGGGTCTCTACCACCCACGGGTTTCCcatttcctgctctgtttgccGGCTTACCACTACTCTGTGCCACTCCTTCTCCCACGCCGCCTCTCGtccctcttccccctctctttttcaCCATGATCAGAACAGACTAACACCTGCTACCATTTGCACGTTGAATAACCTCAGTTGAATCATGTTAAAGGGGTGCATGAAGTTCTTCCAAACTGCATGCTCTTATCTTTTTGTCTTGGAGTGTAAGTCAACCCTTTTATGTATTCAGTGTTCTCCTCTGATCTGATCAGGGGATCCACAgagcactcttttttttttttagggaggGGGGCTAAGAATGATGTCAAAGGTTCTGCTTCTATACTCCTGCCTGCATTTGCATTAGAACAAGTGGCTTAAAGCCccttttaaattgtgtttgacTTCAAAGGTTAATGTGGCCATCTAACTAAATTATCATGACAATAACAAGAGCTTTGCTCTTTCATAATTCTATTTCATCATCATATTTGtcctttcatttttcataaTAACAAAGCTTTTGTCATGGTTAATTGTTGCACCAATAATGTTCTTGAATTAAATGACCCCCATTATGGCACACAGTAAGTGTCTGGTGAATTATTGCCTGCTGTTATAGAGTTTTTTTCTTAATGCAGCTCTAAGTGTTATCTCTAGGATGTTTTTGTATACAACCTCCTCATGTAATGACATATTTTGTTCTCTCAGGATGATCAGAACAAAGAGCAGGCTGAAGAAAAATCTCCACATAGAGAGGAGGTAGAAACTCACAGGGGAGAGGACATGGCTGTGAAAGAAACTATTGATACACAGGTGCTGAAAAACATATTACAGTGTTATGTATTCATTACAACATGTCTCTGAGGTCACATCATATGCAACATTTATTTCCTTTGTCAAAGAATGCCCAGCTCGTCTGCTGCCCTTGGTATCGTTTGTAAAGCCTGTATTCTAATAGCCATTATATATTTTGAATGAAACCCTTTCAGTTCATAAGTTATTATATATTCTTTCCGAGAATGAGAGGAGCTACACAAGACTTTTAAGAAGGCTTCATAATGAAAGTGCCCTTTGCCACACACATGACATTCTCTGAGGCCAGTTTGAATCATGCTCCGAGGTATATTTACACCCACAAATTAAAActcctcactcacactcacacacagaaataacACAACCACACAGTTGTTCCTTGGACAGGACTCCAACCGAAAGGGTAACATCGAACTTGTGAGCCAGGTGCAGTCCTTACCTGATTCTCATGGTGACTTTATGAATCAGCCAAAGAGCAGAGTGGGTGTTTTTCTCCCCGGCCTTATCTCCACCACACAGCTCCAGGCTGCACTTTTTGCAATTTCAGGCACTCCACAGAGATCAGGCAACacctgaaaataaatgtatcagCCCTTTGGAAATGATTCAAGCAGCAAACACATGGTGTTCACCAGTTAACTCAGTAAGATTTTCAAAATTGGTCCAATAAGGGCTTCTTGGCAACAAAGCTGCAacattgtcttctaaatgtttACTACATCTGTTATTTTTAACATCTCATCAGGGTAATACAGCTCAACTGGGCCTCAAGAATTCAAGACATGCATCATGAATTTTGTTAAACTGCTTGGTTGAATTTGAACAGATCTTTTTAGTTTCTGGTTAATGGAGCGTGCTTGCCATCATAATGTCTTTTTCCCTCCAACAACATCCCATAATTATATCCAAAACCCTTGTGTTCTGTTTCAGGTCAATGTGGAGGAGCTGTATCCTCTGAACTGTGTCCTGCATGTAAAGGAGGGAAATCAGACCGAGGTGCAGCAGTCCCAGTGCCCAGAGTCTCCTGTACCCCCTTCACAACAAGAAGCAGTCTCACCAGACCCTCAGGACACCTCAAGAGAAAGcatagaggaggaagaggaaagcgAGAGTAATTCTTCTGGTCTCGTCATAGAGGAAACAAGTGTGCTGACAAACGGGGAGctctcagaggaggaagaggaggtgctCTCAGACAACAAAAGCATCCTACCTTCCTCTGTTCTGGACCAGGCAAGTGTGATAGCCGAGCACTTCATCCACAGCCTGTCCAGGCGGAGCAGTCTAGTCTCAGAGGACCTGGGTCCCCTCGCCTGCCCCTCACCCTCAATAGAAAATGATGTCTTTAAAAGTCCCTCAGCCTGCATGGACTTGGAAAATCAAACCCAAATGTTTGCCAGCTCTTCCTCAGAGCCAAAGGAGACCTCAGAGGATGATCTGTCCATACCTGCACAGGAACCTGCTCTGAATGCCCTCGCCGACCAGGAAAGCAGGTCCACTCTCTCAAAGCAAGACCGCCTCCTCATCCACAAGATCAGGAGGTACTACGAGCATGCTGAGGACCAAGACGCCAACTTTAGCATCAAGCGCAGGGAAAGTCTCTCCTATATCCCTGCAGGTCTGGTTCGGCACCTGAGTCGACAGCTCAACAGTACTCCCCATGTGCAGGCTGTCCCAGTCCACAAGAGAGACCTCTCCCGGAACCGCCCAACCTCCTGGTCTGTGTTTGACCTCCCCGGCTTAGAAAAGAGTAAAAACGCTGACTGTAATAAAGACAATGAACCTCAGCGACCACACGAAGCCAAGATGAGATCTCAGAGCATCACAATTTCCTCtcccacagaagaagaagagttcagACCCTCATCAGACATGTTGAAGGTTTGGCAAGAAATGGAAACAAAGGAGGAGGACCAGGAAGTGCAGCAGGCTTCAGATGAGAAAGTGAATGACTCAAGATTAGAAGCAACACCAGAAATCAGCTTAGACACTTCTGATGTTTCAGACAGAAAGCCACCACCTCAGATTTTAGAAGAGTCTGAAATCAGCACCGCCTCAGACTGCTCCTCCATCTCATCTCCCATCAGAACTGTTCCAGCAGTGGAGGAGGGATCCTGTCAGGACTCTGAGACTCCAACAACTGAGGAAAAGAGCCAAGGCCACCTGCCTAAGATTATTAACTTCAGAAACAGTATGGAGGAAGACCAGATCCTACAAGACATGGGGAAGATGAAAAACAAGGTGTTCCAGCTGGCTCGTCAGTACAGTCAGCGCATTAAGAATAACAGACCGTTGATCTGGCAGAGGAGCCGAGAACAACAGAGCTTAAAGAGGACGCCTGCTGTCCTTGAGGAGAAGATGCTATCAAGGAGGAAAGGTAATTAGGATGCAAATGATTGCTATATTGCTTTCTTATGTGAGAATGAATGAActcaagtgtgtttttttttttgtttgtgtttgtgcatgtatgtatgtaggtaAACCCAGCATGAGATTGCCATTGAACACTTGCGACCAGGCAGTCATCCATGAGGAGCGCTCTCCAAGCCCAGTCAAGACCCCCAGTACTGGAGCCGGCTCACAGAGCACAGTCACAGACCCACAGAGCCCACAGACAGACCCTTTCCACTGGCCTGACGTTCAGGAGCTGCGAACCAAATACACAGAGACCCCCCATTCCAAAATAACCCGCTGCTGCACCGTCCCAAATGGGATGCTGGAGTTCTGTGCAAACAGGAGTAAGTGCAGCAGCTCCTCCGACCTTCACAAAGCTCTGAAAGACTGTACAAGAACACAGCCTGACACTGTTAACAAAGAAGGGAGTCCTGTGGTAGAGGACTGGCCTCGGACTCAACACAAGTCTCAGCCTCAGCTCCAGCCCCTGCTGTGCAGGTGGAGCTCCCTTGACCACATGATACCTCTGCATGAGGTTCAGAACCTTCAGGAACCTGCGAGGAGCTGCTGCACAACCAGCCAGGTGTCCCTGATCACAAGAGAAACTGACAACCCTCTCCAGGACTCCGACTGTGCCACAAAGTCAAAGATCACAGAGAGCAATCTTGTGAAAAGCTTACGAGAGAAGTTCCAGAGTTTAAGCACAGGCTcctgaaaacatgaaacaaacattacTAATGTCAGGAACTATCGCATGGAAAGATTATTCACCAGTAACCCGATGCTTCTTCCCTTATTCCTGTTCTCCCCCGAAAACAGAATGCAACTTGTTTCAGCATGGTATTAAAGACACGGTGATGTTTGTAAGTGTTACACAAAAGGGATGTTATTGATCACTGTTGGGAAAGCATGATTTTTGTAAAAGGTGTATTGCAATATTTGTACATTTGGTATTTCACTAacctgtttgtaaaaaaaaaaggatgtatATAGTTCTGATCTGAAGATTAGGTTCTCTAGAATAATATGCACCTTTGTGGATCCCTGCCAGTGTTGGTGATTCCTGACATAATCACTATAACACTATTGTCATTTAACCATATACTGTAAGATGGAGTTTCAGGGAGACGCAAGAGAAAGTTACAGTCTCACCGACGACACCAAAGAGGGTTTCCTTTTAATATTTGTTGACTTTTAATGCATGTGGTCACAGCTGTAATCTGCTTCCACGTACACTGTAGCTGCTTCTGAAACTGTTTTCACATACTGTATCACTGgagctttatttttcttcaacaaGTTGTATATTTGCCTGAACATTATTTATGAAAGTGTATATTTGGGAGAGATTAGCCTCATGTAAATAATTACCAGAAACAGCCCTCTTTACTTTTTCATACTTGAAGTTTCcattattttcaataaaagaagaaatggtTAAGTGTCCACGTGTACTCTTTCCTGACCCAGCCATGCATATCTATGAAGAATAACCATCTCCTCCTTCTGAGTTAGGCTAATCTAGTTATAGCATCCACACCTATATTTGACTGgctgaattgaataaagacTGTTTCCATATCTGTATTATACTGGGACAGGTTTTCTTATTGTAGAAGCTGATATAGAATACCAAcacttatttttctgtttgttccaAGGTTATTGCAATATGAATTTAGCTTGATGCTTTGTTTCAGAAGTCTGTTACAGAAAATTGTATTGTACTACATGCAATATTTCTTCTTAACTTTCCTAACTTCCTCTTCACTCCAGGATTTTCAACCGTTAAACTAATGGAAGAgttagcattaataaacattaccctcttttattttgatggGGCTGATTGAGAGAGTAGGATTATTATTTTGGCATCTTAATTTACATACAGGTGAAGTTAAAATTCACTGATAATCTTAAATTAAACAAGTTGTAATGATTCCctgtttaaaagttaaaatgttgttttaagggCTAAGGCAGGATCAGTATGAGCTTGCTAGATGCAGACTTCAGAAACCAGTAGTAAAAGGTAGCCTTTACTATGTGTGGATGCGGGCGCGTGTGTGCattggtgaatatttgcctATTAATTTGTCTCTGTAATGAAGACACTAACGCTGCAtgatttatttcattcctttctaTCACTACACAAAGGGGCGTCgcagtggggggaaaagtgggactgaccaCCGAGGGCCCAAATTTTCTACTTtgcttttcctttccttttttttgttataacggcaataagataactaaaatagTCTGaatatataaacaaacattcagaattcctttctggaaaaaagtgGAGTCTCTGTTTACGTTTGGACCgcagctgtctgtcagcagcagggAGCTCCTGGGGTGCTGAGTGGACAGCGGCTGCAGAACAGAACTTGAGCCTTGTGGATGCGTGATTATTAAGTTAAAAAAGCATAGACAATGGACTATTagtgtgatttaaacagctgtctatgcataaaaacacttgtcattgtcatattttcatagcatcaagtggggctaaatctgattgaaagtaaactgtaggtctTTGGAGTTTTTTTTGACTTGATaatagattataccaaataatgctcccttgttgttattcaataagtcacttggcttcaaataatcttgtttaaagaggtggacagtctgaaggtcaatgttgtgcagttacatttggagaaattgtaaaatatatatatatattgatatgtagctaaGATTTGagtttaagcatatatttttgtttaaataaactagtattatagcagcaatgttatattttgtagggttggctgtggtgatggggcctaCTGAGATAtattttcagggggcccagaattcctggtgacgcccctgGCTACAGATGCCCTCATTAATGCCTGTCTGCCTCATCTTACCATGCGCTTTCATATAGGAGCGCGCGCACTGTTATCCTTCTAAAGCTGCGTGAACTCACCGGAAGTCAACAGGTTATCCTTCAacataaaagcttaaaaaccaCCACGCGCACACCATATATTGCGCTCATCGAGGAGGGTCTTTATTTTGAACTAATTACCAGAACCTGCATCCTGGCCGCCTGGTGTTCGCCGACTTGACATTAAATCGTGATACTACCAGAAGAGTGTAGTTCATGACGCATTTGGAGCTGGAGTCGGGCGCGTGAACCAGATGCCAGCAGCATCAGATGTCCTCTGTCACAAAACCAATTAAGCCTAATTATCTTTATTGAGTGACGCACTAAACATCTTTTTCATTTGATAGGctacttttatattttttaatgaagaaTGGGCTGCGCAATATCAGGTCTGGCTGCAAAAGCGGAGTTTGGAGAGAGAAACACTGACGCTGCTGCAACTGCTGCTGTGTGCCCAAGCGGAGATCAGATTCAGATGATCAAGGAGTCGTGGAAAGTTATCCGGGACGACATAGCTAAGGTTGGAATAATAATGTTCGTAAGGTAagatgctttaacatttatgcaCTCTTTTTCAGAATTTATTGCATgtcaaaaaatatgtaaaatgaaaaatatcactATTTATTGGCTTGTTATAAGGGTAAGAATACAAATGACTGTAAATCCAGTAGCTACGTGTTGTAAGGTCGCACTGACTGACATTAATATAGACAAACTGACAGACAGTAGAATTatatattgttgttatttagctttacagcagcagcagtaaggTTTTATATAGTTTTCAGTGAATGCTAAATGTTGATTTGTCAGCCAAAAACAATCCTGGGTGCAAAATCGATCCAGACTTTCTCCAGTCACATTCCAtatcatgtgtttttaaatggccTGCAGTTCAAGCTATTTAATTTAACCATACCAGACAACTTTAAAGATCTAATGCATTTTCTGATCTAATGGCACATGCAAAAAATGATGGTCACCAGACATCTTCCAGCAATCCTCTGCCCTGCCATCCGATCCACAGCTTTTCCTTGAGAGCTTGGAGCAGAGTGCCCCTCCTCCTCTTATCACTTCATATCACATCTTAACCACATTATATAATAGGTCCATTCTACACAGCTCCAGGTCTGTCATGGTAATATAAAACTAAAGGGCACCAGCCAgcaggaaaatacattttatcaaTTAGTATGATGACCGGCATCCAGGATAACATCTTTGGCCTTTGGCAGACATATCCAGCAGAAATAGGGACCCATGGTGATAAAGAGTGGCTGCTGGATGTACAGTAAAGAGGCCAATGGGCTCATGGCTACAACCCAATCGATGCCATGTGTCCCCTGGGCGACCCTAACAGTTGAAGAGATTGACCTTAACATGTTAGCCTAGAAGTACGGGGGCCTCTAATGGGTCAGGGGGCAACCACAGGGCACCAAGCCTGTCAGGGTCTGTATCTCATGACTGAACACTTATTGTTACAGAAAATGGGAATCACCTGATTTTATTGTGTGCTTGTTTTGAATGAAACAGACCTTACTCAGTTGATAAGGGGCGCTCTTTTGTCATAGATGAATAAGATGCTCTAAAGGCTGTATTAATGAGCGCCAAAAACCGTTAGGAGTACAACCTCAGAACTGTAGTAATTAAAATTCCACATGGGCTTTATAgtgctgcatgtttgtatgttcTCAAAAGGCACACACAAGGAACAGAATAACAAGCCCTTTATGATGCCACTGTGACAAAAGCAGTGGGGTtggaaaaacaacagcagccaaCATGCCTTGTTTTTCCCATCAATGAAGCTTAAACAGGAGGTGTGAACAGCTAGAAGATAGCTGATTGCCTGCAACTTGCAATAAAGTTGCATTACAAATTTAAAAGTAACTGACTAAACGTCCAGCCACTTGTGAAAAACAGGACACACATTGAACAGATGAAACGGCAAAGATACTTCAGGCAACAGCATAACcgcttcttttttctgtttaagtCAAAGCTGTCATTTATGGTGTTTCACTCCATTTTAGCATCAAATTgcttattaaaataaaacttctcAAAAGAATGGATACTAGAACACAAACGGCATAATGACAGTTAATCATAATGGCGGAAACAATGTTTGAGAATGATTTATTTAATgtgtaatttgtttttaaagtttgacacaTGTCCTATCTGTTACCTGCtctttactgcagccagtcacaggGGGAGCCCCAGTTGTTTGACTTCACTTTTGGGGtgctgtcatgtcatccatttctctatacagtctatagattatataaatataaaaacaaagacatgaaaataaaatgctcCGAAATAGTCGtatgaaaatatgtttcatgGCATTTATGTGGGACATAAAATGGCCTGGAATTTTTTTCTGTAACAAGGGCTCAGAGTCCACGTCAATATATTGCATTTCAATAGAGCTCTCTGCTTGTCAAAGGGCGCAGAGCACCTTTTGTTACCGCAGCAGCTATTAGACAGAGTATCACTTCTCTAACACCTCCATTCATTCATCTATCAAGACACGTTATAGATGGGTAATGCATTCACTCATTAGGGACCCTGCtgtatgtatgtactgtatgtgtaatGGCATACTCAGGCTGTCTGAGGGGCAGGGGCCCCTCCTTTCAAACACTTAAACTCACAGTTTAggattaatttaaatgtattgaggcaGCATTAACAAGACGGGGGTCTTGGGACATTTTTGAGCAATTAAAACTTAAATCCAGCATTCTGGTGGATATTTATGTGAAtatttgtgctggaaattgaataacggaaaaggaaaacacaaaactatatatttatttctatattattgattataatACAGagttaacataacataacataatgaacAACATGGGTatcaagcatagactgtataaaatatggacgtagtatccgtgaaacactgttttgaggccagtcggcggcggcaaccgtattgctgctgtcaagcaattgtgacataaagaggcgggctttgagcctcctagcaaactgctacagtgttcccgcctctcaatcaagtcagctgtgcctctcattggaagactggtaatctcaatatcttcgaaattgccgcgttagaaaaaaaattcacaccccgtatagtgtgtgccgatcgagaaatgagctatccagactacactcgtcttctgtaccaggttgtaatcatgtttatttctgctgtaaagatcagcttttttgaattggtgtgtatgtggtttccggtacttccggagccagcctcaagtggattctcgatgaactgcagtttttaacacttccgcattggactcatatttttagaggttgccgcttggtatccAGAGgcactttttttcattttatacacTTGTAGGGCATCCAGGGGgcattttacatattttaggGGGAAATCAGAGgacacttttttgtgttttttacacAGGTGgggcatgcatgcatgtatgtatgtatttatgtatgtatgtatgtatggatggatgtatgattGAATGgttgtatggatgtatggatgtatggatag encodes the following:
- the LOC117806028 gene encoding pleckstrin homology domain-containing family G member 3 isoform X2, with amino-acid sequence MPEGSHSVLHQGPMGEESPQLSSPLSNGEHDRRHTDLGPDCYSQLCDEPLDREGERPVSLVSTLSSGSSRDSRSLFGSTVALPSSTTPPAQNEEDIDLELSPAGNAGDQAGDQSPTFNSPRDRWQEQLESRVISNQWNNNNATSDRKARGEIPHVLASPVITSAMAPNPKLTYVDRVVMEIIETERMYVKDLRSIVEDYLAHIIDMNNLPIRPEQVCALFGNIEDIYEFNSELLQSLDMCENDPVAIARCFVVKSEYFEIYTQYCTNYPNSVAALTDCMRSKTLAKFFRDRQAALKRSLPLGSYLLKPVQRILKYHLLLQEIAKHFDSDEEGYEVVQEAIDTMTGVAWYINDMKRKHEHAVRVQEIQSLLINWKGPDLTTYGELVLEGTFHVLRAKNTRTLFLFERMLLITKKRGEHYVYKTHISCSTLMLLDSAKDPLLFSVIHFKHPKQPHTVQAKSVEEKRIWAHHIKRLILENHNTIVPQKAKEAILDNSNYPGMYHYSPERLKKAEYCRADDFHLGGRNGRRRSEPAKQIIRTSKAVLKHADSEGALLGERCSLQPATSVSTLASSLDEPQAESPCEEDLIPRGDSLEQLRLTGSEPKLGSSPSKGELEQERAKEANEDEEEEEGESYKEDILMGDDQDDQNKEQAEEKSPHREEVETHRGEDMAVKETIDTQVNVEELYPLNCVLHVKEGNQTEVQQSQCPESPVPPSQQEAVSPDPQDTSRESIEEEEESESNSSGLVIEETSVLTNGELSEEEEEVLSDNKSILPSSVLDQASVIAEHFIHSLSRRSSLVSEDLGPLACPSPSIENDVFKSPSACMDLENQTQMFASSSSEPKETSEDDLSIPAQEPALNALADQESRSTLSKQDRLLIHKIRRYYEHAEDQDANFSIKRRESLSYIPAGLVRHLSRQLNSTPHVQAVPVHKRDLSRNRPTSWSVFDLPGLEKSKNADCNKDNEPQRPHEAKMRSQSITISSPTEEEEFRPSSDMLKVWQEMETKEEDQEVQQASDEKVNDSRLEATPEISLDTSDVSDRKPPPQILEESEISTASDCSSISSPIRTVPAVEEGSCQDSETPTTEEKSQGHLPKIINFRNSMEEDQILQDMGKMKNKVFQLARQYSQRIKNNRPLIWQRSREQQSLKRTPAVLEEKMLSRRKGKPSMRLPLNTCDQAVIHEERSPSPVKTPSTGAGSQSTVTDPQSPQTDPFHWPDVQELRTKYTETPHSKITRCCTVPNGMLEFCANRSKCSSSSDLHKALKDCTRTQPDTVNKEGSPVVEDWPRTQHKSQPQLQPLLCRWSSLDHMIPLHEVQNLQEPARSCCTTSQVSLITRETDNPLQDSDCATKSKITESNLVKSLREKFQSLSTGS
- the LOC117806028 gene encoding pleckstrin homology domain-containing family G member 3 isoform X3, producing MPEGSHSVLHQGPMGEESPQLSSPLSNGEHDRRHTDLGPDCYSQLCDEPLDREGERPVSLVSTLSSGSSRDSRSLFGSTVALPSSTTPPAQNEEDIDLELSPAGNAGDQAGDQSPTFNSPRDRWQEQLESRVISNQWNNNNATSDRKARGEIPHVLASPVITSAMAPNPKLTYVDRVVMEIIETERMYVKDLRSIVEDYLAHIIDMNNLPIRPEQVCALFGNIEDIYEFNSELLQSLDMCENDPVAIARCFVVKSEYFEIYTQYCTNYPNSVAALTDCMRSKTLAKFFRDRQAALKRSLPLGSYLLKPVQRILKYHLLLQEIAKHFDSDEEGYEVVQEAIDTMTGVAWYINDMKRKHEHAVRVQEIQSLLINWKGPDLTTYGELVLEGTFHVLRAKNTRTLFLFERMLLITKKRGEHYVYKTHISCSTLMLLDSAKDPLLFSVIHFKHPKQPHTVQAKSVEEKRIWAHHIKRLILENHNTIVPQKAKEAILDNSNYPGMYHYSPERLKKAEYCRADDFHLGGRNGRRRSEPAKQIIRTSKAVLKDDQNKEQAEEKSPHREEVETHRGEDMAVKETIDTQVNVEELYPLNCVLHVKEGNQTEVQQSQCPESPVPPSQQEAVSPDPQDTSRESIEEEEESESNSSGLVIEETSVLTNGELSEEEEEVLSDNKSILPSSVLDQASVIAEHFIHSLSRRSSLVSEDLGPLACPSPSIENDVFKSPSACMDLENQTQMFASSSSEPKETSEDDLSIPAQEPALNALADQESRSTLSKQDRLLIHKIRRYYEHAEDQDANFSIKRRESLSYIPAGLVRHLSRQLNSTPHVQAVPVHKRDLSRNRPTSWSVFDLPGLEKSKNADCNKDNEPQRPHEAKMRSQSITISSPTEEEEFRPSSDMLKVWQEMETKEEDQEVQQASDEKVNDSRLEATPEISLDTSDVSDRKPPPQILEESEISTASDCSSISSPIRTVPAVEEGSCQDSETPTTEEKSQGHLPKIINFRNSMEEDQILQDMGKMKNKVFQLARQYSQRIKNNRPLIWQRSREQQSLKRTPAVLEEKMLSRRKGKPSMRLPLNTCDQAVIHEERSPSPVKTPSTGAGSQSTVTDPQSPQTDPFHWPDVQELRTKYTETPHSKITRCCTVPNGMLEFCANRSKCSSSSDLHKALKDCTRTQPDTVNKEGSPVVEDWPRTQHKSQPQLQPLLCRWSSLDHMIPLHEVQNLQEPARSCCTTSQVSLITRETDNPLQDSDCATKSKITESNLVKSLREKFQSLSTGS